A region from the Hypericibacter adhaerens genome encodes:
- a CDS encoding ABC transporter substrate-binding protein: MASKICRRWLLIAAAGLATIGMGSGAMAAGKDLVIGVTTVSVGLDPMSTNSNVNERISNNLIETLLRIDPKTSEIKPGLAESWEKDGDSALVLHLRKGIKCHNGEDFNAEDVEYMFGPARYMGKDAPGNALAKQFLGPISAVKALDSYTVRVETSQPDPLLAIRLASWMSQVPCADAFKAAKSWEEWSHHVIGTGPYQLVEFKPGEMQKYKRFDGYWGDKAPADTLTFKVVPELAARVAGLFTGEYDIITEVTPDQIEAVNANKGTEVVGGAILNIRVLLFDTRNPVLKDPRVRQALAYAIDRQLIVDSLYGGRTKVPQGMQMDVFGDMFIPEHKALPYDPDKARALLKEAGYKGEEISYRYLQDYYTAEVSTAQVLASMWKEVGFNIKLELKENWGQIEDKESDAGRGIINSSNGAYFPDPIGQVYRLFGPNGDVQPPGWWKNDEFNKMGEILMTTDQAARRAAFAKMLDIFEQDPPGTYLHQLTMFYGKRKDLKWAPTYRAFMDFRAGALAF; the protein is encoded by the coding sequence ATGGCTTCGAAGATCTGTCGCCGCTGGCTGCTGATCGCAGCCGCGGGGCTTGCAACAATCGGCATGGGATCCGGCGCCATGGCGGCCGGCAAGGATCTGGTGATCGGGGTGACGACCGTCTCGGTCGGGCTCGATCCGATGAGCACGAACTCCAACGTCAACGAGCGGATCTCGAACAACCTGATCGAGACGCTGCTGCGGATAGATCCCAAGACCAGCGAGATCAAGCCGGGCCTGGCGGAAAGCTGGGAGAAGGACGGCGACAGCGCGCTGGTCCTCCATCTCCGCAAAGGGATCAAGTGCCACAACGGCGAGGATTTCAACGCCGAGGATGTCGAATACATGTTCGGGCCCGCGCGCTATATGGGCAAGGACGCCCCGGGCAACGCGCTGGCCAAGCAGTTCCTGGGCCCGATCTCCGCGGTGAAGGCGCTCGACAGCTACACTGTGCGGGTCGAGACCTCGCAGCCCGACCCGCTGCTGGCGATCCGGCTGGCGAGCTGGATGAGCCAGGTGCCCTGCGCCGACGCCTTCAAGGCGGCGAAGAGCTGGGAGGAGTGGAGCCACCATGTGATCGGCACCGGCCCTTATCAGCTGGTCGAGTTCAAGCCGGGCGAGATGCAGAAATACAAGCGCTTCGACGGCTATTGGGGCGACAAGGCGCCCGCCGATACGCTGACCTTCAAGGTGGTGCCGGAACTGGCGGCGCGCGTCGCCGGGCTCTTCACCGGCGAGTACGACATCATCACAGAGGTCACGCCGGACCAGATCGAAGCCGTCAACGCCAACAAGGGTACGGAGGTCGTCGGCGGCGCCATCCTCAATATCCGCGTCCTGCTGTTCGATACCCGCAACCCCGTGCTCAAGGACCCGCGCGTCCGGCAGGCGCTGGCCTACGCCATCGACCGGCAGCTGATCGTCGATTCGCTCTATGGCGGCCGGACCAAGGTTCCCCAGGGCATGCAGATGGACGTGTTCGGCGACATGTTCATCCCCGAGCACAAGGCCCTGCCGTACGATCCCGACAAGGCCAGGGCGCTGCTCAAGGAGGCGGGCTACAAGGGCGAGGAGATCTCCTACCGCTACCTGCAGGACTACTACACCGCCGAGGTATCCACGGCGCAGGTCCTGGCCTCGATGTGGAAGGAGGTCGGCTTCAACATCAAGCTCGAGCTCAAGGAGAACTGGGGCCAGATCGAGGACAAGGAATCGGATGCGGGCCGCGGCATCATCAACTCCTCCAACGGCGCCTATTTTCCCGATCCGATCGGCCAGGTCTATCGCCTGTTCGGCCCCAACGGCGATGTCCAGCCTCCGGGCTGGTGGAAGAACGACGAGTTCAACAAGATGGGCGAGATCCTCATGACCACGGATCAGGCCGCGCGCCGGGCGGCCTTCGCCAAGATGCTGGATATCTTCGAGCAGGACCCGCCCGGCACCTATCTGCATCAGTTGACGATGTTCTACGGCAAGAGGAAGGATCTCAAATGGGCGCCGACCTATCGCGCGTTCATGGACTTCCGGGCGGGCGCGCTCGCCTTCTAG
- a CDS encoding ABC transporter ATP-binding protein — translation MTVSFGPPGHRIPIVQGVDFQLERGRILGIVGESGSGKSVTCLALMRLLARSAAVGGRAELDGEDLLALDESRMVAARGGQIAMIFQDPAASLNPVRSIGWQLAEAINLGAAVPSRAAVRARALQLLRDVGMPDPARRLGEYPHQLSGGMNQRALIAMMLARSPKLLIADEPTTALDVTIQAQILRLLLDLRDRLGMTIILVSHDLGVIAETCDQVAVMYCGRIVEMGDARDLFLRPQHPYTIGLLNSRPRVDGQTAALRPIEGVVPPPHALPPGCAFSPRCSRAGDACDQVAPPLEERRDGHRVACFHPAGAAA, via the coding sequence TTGACGGTTTCCTTCGGACCCCCTGGGCATCGGATCCCGATCGTCCAGGGGGTCGATTTCCAGCTCGAGCGCGGCCGTATCCTCGGCATCGTCGGGGAGAGCGGCAGCGGCAAGAGCGTGACCTGCCTCGCCCTGATGCGGCTCCTGGCGCGGTCGGCGGCCGTCGGCGGCCGGGCGGAGCTCGACGGCGAGGACCTGCTGGCGCTGGACGAATCCCGGATGGTGGCGGCGCGCGGCGGCCAGATCGCCATGATCTTCCAGGACCCCGCCGCCTCGCTCAATCCCGTGCGCAGCATCGGCTGGCAGCTTGCCGAGGCGATCAATCTGGGCGCAGCCGTACCCTCGCGCGCGGCGGTGCGGGCCAGGGCCCTGCAGCTCCTGCGCGATGTCGGCATGCCCGATCCGGCGCGCCGCCTGGGGGAATATCCGCATCAGCTCTCGGGCGGCATGAACCAGCGCGCGCTGATCGCCATGATGCTGGCCCGCTCACCCAAGCTCCTGATCGCGGACGAGCCGACCACGGCGCTCGATGTCACGATCCAGGCGCAGATCCTCCGTCTTCTTCTCGATCTGCGCGACCGCCTCGGCATGACGATCATTCTCGTCAGCCACGATCTTGGCGTGATCGCGGAAACCTGCGACCAGGTGGCCGTGATGTATTGCGGGCGGATCGTGGAGATGGGCGATGCGCGCGACCTGTTCCTGCGGCCGCAGCATCCCTACACGATCGGGTTGCTGAACTCCCGGCCGCGTGTCGACGGGCAGACCGCCGCGCTGCGGCCGATCGAAGGGGTCGTGCCGCCGCCTCATGCCTTGCCGCCGGGTTGCGCCTTCTCGCCGCGCTGCTCGCGCGCGGGCGATGCCTGCGATCAGGTCGCGCCGCCGCTCGAAGAGCGCCGCGACGGGCACCGGGTCGCCTGTTTCCATCCTGCCGGTGCCGCCGCATGA
- a CDS encoding MFS transporter, translating into MINAHYRWVIVAAGGLLGCVAMGAMFSLPVFLRPISEATGWSVAGISSAMTIGFLAMAFGSMVWGNLADRLGPRFVVTAGSVILAASLALASRASALIEFQLVFGLFVGLGTAAIFAPMMACVVGWFDTHRSLAVSLVSAGMGMAPMTMSPFAAWLIEGHDWRSSLLIIAGLAAVVMIPVSLLVRRPPALAGGPAAASASGPVASEPSDMTMSRALRSPQFIVLMLTGFFCCATHSGPIFHTVSYAVTCGIPLIAAVSIYSVEGLAGMGGRIAFGLMGDRFGAKRVLVVGLLAQAFGALGYFFVHQLTGFYAVAVVFGFIYAGIMPLYAVLIRENFPLRMLGTVTGGIMMANSLGMATGPLAGGLIYDMFASYGWLYVGAWALGIGAFLVAMTFKPFPKAQAVPVAVVAD; encoded by the coding sequence GTGATCAATGCGCATTACCGCTGGGTGATCGTGGCGGCGGGCGGGCTGCTCGGGTGCGTGGCGATGGGCGCGATGTTCTCGCTGCCGGTTTTCCTGCGGCCGATCTCGGAGGCGACGGGATGGTCGGTAGCGGGGATCTCGAGCGCCATGACCATCGGCTTCCTCGCCATGGCCTTCGGCAGCATGGTCTGGGGCAACCTGGCGGACCGGCTGGGCCCGCGTTTCGTCGTGACCGCCGGTTCCGTCATCCTGGCCGCGAGCCTCGCGCTCGCCAGCCGCGCGAGCGCGCTCATCGAGTTCCAGCTCGTCTTCGGGCTTTTCGTGGGTCTGGGCACCGCCGCCATCTTCGCGCCGATGATGGCCTGCGTGGTGGGCTGGTTCGACACCCACCGGAGCCTCGCCGTCTCGCTCGTCTCGGCCGGGATGGGCATGGCGCCCATGACGATGTCGCCCTTCGCGGCCTGGCTGATCGAGGGCCATGACTGGCGGAGCTCGCTGCTGATCATCGCGGGCCTGGCCGCCGTCGTGATGATCCCGGTCTCGCTCCTGGTGCGCCGTCCACCGGCGCTCGCGGGCGGCCCTGCCGCGGCGTCGGCCTCCGGTCCCGTGGCGAGCGAGCCTTCCGACATGACGATGAGCCGGGCCCTGCGCTCGCCGCAATTCATCGTCCTGATGCTGACGGGCTTCTTCTGCTGCGCCACCCATTCGGGCCCGATCTTCCACACGGTGAGCTATGCCGTGACCTGCGGGATCCCGCTCATTGCCGCCGTCTCGATCTATAGCGTCGAGGGGCTGGCCGGCATGGGCGGGCGCATCGCCTTCGGCCTCATGGGCGACCGGTTCGGGGCGAAGCGCGTGCTGGTGGTGGGCCTGCTGGCGCAGGCCTTCGGGGCGCTCGGCTACTTCTTCGTGCACCAGCTCACCGGCTTCTATGCGGTGGCGGTGGTGTTCGGCTTCATCTATGCCGGGATCATGCCGCTCTATGCCGTGCTGATCCGCGAGAACTTCCCCTTGCGCATGCTGGGCACCGTGACCGGCGGCATCATGATGGCGAACAGCCTCGGCATGGCCACGGGTCCGCTGGCGGGCGGGCTCATCTACGACATGTTCGCGAGCTATGGCTGGCTCTATGTCGGCGCCTGGGCCCTCGGCATCGGCGCCTTCCTGGTCGCCATGACCTTCAAGCCCTTCCCGAAAGCGCAAGCCGTGCCGGTCGCCGTGGTCGCCGACTGA
- a CDS encoding SRPBCC family protein, which translates to MTSLTLTRRLKARPSIVFDALTTPAGVAAWWGPDAGPVLLAEIDLRVGGRFRVRFRMLDGSEHESSGEYLEIVRPELLAMSWRWAGNEDPGESHLEFRLRPIAGGTELTLTHSRLHDEDTRRSHEQGWSGALDKLVRHFEGGRAGA; encoded by the coding sequence ATGACCAGCCTCACCCTCACGCGCCGGCTCAAGGCGCGGCCCTCGATCGTGTTCGACGCGCTCACCACGCCGGCGGGCGTCGCCGCCTGGTGGGGCCCCGACGCCGGGCCGGTGCTGCTGGCCGAAATCGATCTGCGCGTCGGCGGCCGCTTCCGGGTCCGGTTCCGCATGCTCGACGGCAGCGAGCATGAGAGCAGCGGCGAGTATCTCGAGATCGTCAGGCCCGAGCTTCTGGCCATGAGCTGGCGCTGGGCGGGCAACGAGGATCCCGGCGAATCGCATCTCGAGTTCAGGCTCCGCCCCATCGCCGGGGGCACCGAGCTCACCCTGACCCATTCGCGCCTGCATGACGAGGACACCCGCCGCAGCCACGAGCAGGGCTGGAGCGGCGCGCTCGACAAGCTCGTGCGGCATTTCGAGGGCGGCCGAGCGGGGGCATGA
- a CDS encoding multidrug effflux MFS transporter has translation MLDSPPEGEGGQAAATATVPIAADSHGEPVEAAPIAGVSAPARTEAARHGWRVLAILSALMGFASISTDFYLPAMPAMGQALGADTGLVELTVSGYLIGFSLGQLFWGPISDRYGRRLPIAIGLVLFVIGSAGCALAGNVEIMIGWRLVQAAGAAASVVLARAIVRDLYEGNRAAQMLSTLITVMAIAPLVGPILGGQVQALAGWRAIFWVLVSIGLLTLAALFTLPETLPAGQRNKEALGRTLARYAELIGHRRLIGYAGAGGFFYAGMFAYVAGSPFAYITYYHVPAQLYGLLFAIIILGIMAANIVNSRLVVRHGCDRLLVGGAAVGALAGLALAAAAWTDFGGLWGLVLPMLVFCSATGFIIANSIAGALTDFPGRAGAVSALIGAIHYGSGIVGSALVGAFADGTPWPMGLVIALAGLGSLLCTRLLAPIR, from the coding sequence ATGCTTGATAGCCCGCCGGAGGGGGAGGGCGGCCAAGCCGCCGCGACCGCCACCGTGCCGATTGCTGCCGACTCCCACGGTGAACCGGTCGAAGCTGCTCCCATCGCTGGCGTCAGCGCTCCGGCGCGCACCGAGGCGGCGCGCCATGGCTGGCGCGTGCTGGCCATCCTGAGCGCCCTGATGGGCTTCGCCTCGATCTCCACCGACTTCTATCTGCCGGCGATGCCCGCGATGGGGCAGGCCCTCGGTGCGGATACCGGCCTGGTCGAGCTGACCGTTTCCGGCTATCTCATCGGCTTCAGCCTGGGCCAGCTCTTCTGGGGGCCGATCTCCGATCGCTACGGCCGCCGCCTGCCGATCGCGATCGGGCTGGTGCTGTTCGTCATCGGCTCGGCCGGCTGCGCGCTCGCGGGCAATGTCGAGATCATGATCGGCTGGCGCCTCGTCCAGGCGGCCGGCGCCGCGGCCAGCGTGGTGCTCGCGCGCGCCATCGTGCGCGACCTCTATGAGGGGAACCGCGCCGCGCAGATGCTCTCGACGCTGATCACGGTGATGGCGATCGCCCCGCTGGTCGGGCCGATCCTGGGCGGGCAGGTGCAGGCGCTCGCGGGGTGGCGGGCCATCTTCTGGGTGCTGGTCTCGATCGGCCTGCTGACGCTGGCGGCCCTCTTCACGCTGCCCGAGACGCTGCCGGCCGGGCAGCGCAACAAGGAGGCGCTGGGCCGGACGCTCGCCCGCTATGCCGAGCTCATCGGCCATCGCCGCCTGATCGGCTATGCGGGCGCGGGCGGCTTCTTCTATGCGGGCATGTTCGCCTATGTCGCCGGCAGCCCTTTCGCCTACATCACCTATTATCACGTGCCGGCGCAGCTTTACGGGCTGCTCTTCGCCATCATCATTCTCGGCATCATGGCGGCGAACATCGTGAATTCGCGGCTGGTCGTCCGCCATGGCTGCGACCGGCTGCTGGTCGGCGGCGCGGCCGTGGGCGCGCTCGCGGGGCTGGCGCTGGCGGCGGCGGCCTGGACGGATTTCGGCGGCCTCTGGGGGCTGGTCTTGCCGATGCTCGTCTTCTGCTCGGCGACGGGTTTCATCATCGCCAATTCCATCGCCGGCGCCTTGACCGATTTTCCGGGGCGCGCCGGCGCGGTCTCGGCCCTCATCGGCGCGATCCACTATGGCAGCGGCATTGTCGGCTCCGCGCTGGTCGGGGCCTTCGCCGACGGAACGCCCTGGCCGATGGGTCTGGTGATCGCGCTTGCCGGGCTCGGCAGCCTGCTCTGCACCCGGCTGCTGGCCCCGATCCGGTAG
- the chrA gene encoding chromate efflux transporter — translation MSGEEAAPPGSSAAARPGGWPEVLAVFLRLGLTSFGGPIAHLGYFREEFVVRRRWIDDRAYADLVALCQLLPGPASSQVGIAIGLSRAGYAGALAAWTGFTLPSAIALAIFAYGVAAIGDPGGAGWLHGLKVVAVAVVAQAVLGMMRSLTPDRPRATMAVIAAAIVLAIPGAWGQIGAILLGGVAGVLLLRTAPATDHASLPLTVSRATGVAMLAIFLLLLLGLPLLAAATDSQSLRLIDAFYRAGSLVFGGGHVVLPLLQASVVPPGWVTNDAFLAGYGAAQAVPGPLFTFSAYLGASMGPAPHGWLGAIICLVAIFLPSFLLVVGALPFWEGLRRRAAIQAALRGVNAAVVGLLLAALYTPVWTSGITKASDFALGAAAFLLLFLWKTPPWLVVLLGAAGGAVLASL, via the coding sequence ATGAGCGGCGAGGAGGCCGCCCCGCCAGGATCGAGCGCCGCCGCCCGGCCCGGAGGATGGCCCGAGGTCCTGGCTGTTTTCCTGCGCCTCGGCCTGACCTCCTTCGGCGGGCCCATCGCGCATCTGGGCTATTTCCGCGAGGAGTTCGTGGTGCGCCGGCGCTGGATCGACGACCGGGCCTATGCCGACCTGGTCGCGCTCTGCCAGCTCCTGCCCGGTCCGGCTTCGAGCCAGGTCGGCATCGCCATCGGGCTTTCGCGCGCGGGCTATGCCGGGGCGCTCGCCGCCTGGACCGGCTTCACGCTGCCCTCCGCGATCGCGCTGGCGATCTTCGCCTATGGCGTCGCGGCGATCGGCGATCCGGGCGGTGCCGGCTGGCTGCATGGCCTGAAGGTGGTCGCCGTCGCCGTGGTCGCCCAGGCGGTGCTCGGCATGATGCGCTCGCTGACGCCCGATCGCCCGCGTGCCACCATGGCCGTGATCGCGGCGGCGATCGTGCTGGCGATCCCCGGCGCCTGGGGGCAGATCGGCGCCATCCTGCTCGGCGGGGTCGCCGGGGTGCTTCTGCTTCGCACCGCCCCCGCGACCGATCATGCCTCGCTGCCGCTCACGGTCAGCCGTGCGACCGGCGTCGCCATGCTCGCGATCTTCCTTCTCCTGCTGCTCGGCCTTCCGCTGCTTGCCGCGGCGACGGACTCGCAGAGCCTCCGCCTGATCGATGCGTTCTACCGGGCGGGCTCGCTCGTGTTCGGCGGCGGCCATGTCGTCCTGCCGCTGCTGCAGGCGTCCGTCGTGCCGCCGGGCTGGGTGACGAACGACGCGTTCCTCGCCGGCTATGGCGCCGCCCAGGCCGTGCCGGGGCCGCTCTTCACCTTCTCGGCCTATCTGGGTGCGTCGATGGGCCCCGCACCCCATGGCTGGCTCGGCGCGATCATCTGCCTGGTCGCGATCTTCCTCCCGTCTTTCCTGCTGGTCGTCGGTGCGCTGCCGTTCTGGGAGGGCTTGCGCCGGCGCGCTGCCATTCAAGCGGCGCTGCGCGGCGTCAATGCCGCGGTGGTGGGGCTGCTGCTGGCCGCCCTCTACACGCCGGTCTGGACCTCCGGCATCACGAAGGCGAGCGATTTCGCGCTCGGTGCCGCGGCCTTCCTCCTGCTCTTCCTGTGGAAGACGCCGCCTTGGCTGGTGGTCCTGCTGGGCGCCGCCGGTGGGGCCGTGCTGGCTTCTCTCTAA
- a CDS encoding DeoR/GlpR family DNA-binding transcription regulator, with product MARQKRQPISRRNALRRVLTLRGTATVEELCAELGASPATIRRDLQALEEEGAIERGYGGATISVLHPAEEDLAIREQQDVEAKRALASTALQFVKPRCTLFLNDGSTVKMLAQQIAASDLELFIVTPAVNVAHILAVNPKITVCLLGGYVRRTSLATGGPFTESMLDMISADLAILSCDGFSARDGMCFFHAEDAAIARKMTERASETIAIVTASKFERRARIAGVPAPRLSALVTDNPRHPTAVRLAQSKIRVVEAKAA from the coding sequence ATGGCCCGCCAGAAAAGACAGCCGATTTCCAGACGCAATGCCCTCCGCCGCGTGCTGACCCTGCGCGGCACGGCGACCGTCGAGGAGCTCTGCGCCGAGCTCGGCGCCTCGCCGGCGACGATCCGGCGCGACCTGCAGGCGCTTGAGGAGGAAGGCGCCATCGAGCGCGGCTATGGCGGCGCCACCATCAGCGTGCTGCACCCCGCCGAGGAGGATCTCGCGATCCGCGAGCAGCAGGATGTGGAGGCGAAACGCGCGCTCGCCAGCACGGCGCTCCAATTCGTCAAGCCGCGTTGCACCCTGTTCCTCAATGACGGCTCGACCGTCAAGATGCTGGCGCAGCAGATCGCCGCCTCCGATCTCGAGCTCTTCATCGTGACGCCCGCGGTCAACGTCGCCCATATCCTCGCCGTCAACCCCAAGATCACGGTCTGCCTGCTGGGCGGTTATGTCAGGCGCACCTCGCTCGCGACCGGCGGCCCCTTCACGGAATCCATGCTGGACATGATCAGCGCCGATCTGGCGATCCTCTCCTGCGACGGCTTCTCGGCGCGCGACGGCATGTGCTTCTTCCATGCGGAGGATGCGGCGATCGCCCGGAAAATGACCGAACGGGCGAGCGAGACGATCGCGATCGTCACCGCCAGCAAGTTCGAGCGCCGGGCCCGGATCGCCGGCGTGCCGGCGCCGCGGCTTTCGGCCCTCGTCACCGACAATCCGCGTCACCCGACCGCGGTGAGGCTGGCCCAGTCGAAGATCCGGGTCGTCGAGGCAAAGGCGGCGTGA
- a CDS encoding sugar phosphate isomerase/epimerase family protein, whose amino-acid sequence MDLDAEAGLKTMLSHNVAPGVSPPRITAAAAERLLERTANPPFFAHSYSFYHNMMHGFSPQDLARFAYEHDLQGVCLHISDGEASSVRRMTPVQRAGFRALLEELGLRLHLEISSTDRKEIDTVVECARSLGAKNLRLYARHEGPLSAVIEKVYRDLAYACECANRYDLQFDYEQHEDLRAGEIAAILARLGDPRMKALFDYSNSLNAYEEPLEALHILAPHIRQAHVKGARKIVEGDGWGQLGVPQGSADDELPGARMLYDLLMLGEREPQVICFALEQEVDYYAPAFRKAGGPADPVIQYREPSETPVDRNKSRDRLLSDERRWAVQQIAWNRSLVASFRALARRMAPERSETERSETDWPRVASLPQAAYGRVV is encoded by the coding sequence ATGGATCTCGATGCCGAAGCAGGGCTCAAGACCATGCTGTCGCACAATGTCGCGCCGGGCGTGAGCCCGCCTCGGATCACCGCCGCGGCGGCGGAACGGCTGCTGGAGCGGACCGCGAACCCGCCCTTCTTCGCCCACAGCTACTCCTTCTATCACAACATGATGCACGGCTTCTCGCCGCAGGACCTCGCGCGCTTCGCCTACGAGCATGATCTGCAGGGGGTCTGCCTCCATATCAGCGACGGCGAGGCCTCGAGCGTCCGTCGGATGACGCCGGTCCAGCGCGCCGGGTTTCGCGCGCTGCTGGAAGAGCTCGGCCTGCGGCTCCATCTCGAGATCAGCTCGACCGATCGCAAGGAAATCGACACGGTCGTGGAGTGCGCGAGGAGCCTCGGAGCGAAGAATCTCCGCCTCTATGCCCGGCACGAGGGGCCGCTCAGCGCCGTGATCGAGAAGGTCTATCGCGACCTCGCCTATGCGTGTGAATGCGCCAACAGATACGACCTTCAGTTCGACTACGAGCAGCATGAGGATCTGCGCGCCGGCGAGATCGCCGCGATCCTGGCGCGGCTCGGCGACCCCCGGATGAAGGCGCTCTTCGACTATTCCAACTCGTTGAACGCCTATGAGGAGCCGCTGGAAGCCCTGCATATCCTCGCGCCCCATATCCGCCAGGCCCATGTGAAGGGCGCCCGCAAGATCGTCGAAGGCGACGGCTGGGGGCAACTGGGCGTCCCCCAGGGCTCGGCGGATGACGAGCTGCCCGGCGCGCGGATGCTCTACGACCTGCTGATGCTGGGCGAACGCGAGCCCCAGGTGATCTGCTTCGCCCTGGAACAGGAGGTCGATTATTACGCGCCGGCCTTCCGCAAGGCCGGCGGGCCGGCCGATCCGGTGATCCAGTATCGCGAGCCGAGCGAGACGCCGGTCGACCGGAACAAGTCGCGCGACAGGCTGCTCAGCGACGAGCGCCGCTGGGCGGTGCAGCAGATCGCCTGGAACCGGAGCCTGGTCGCGAGCTTCCGCGCGCTCGCGCGCCGGATGGCGCCCGAACGATCGGAGACCGAACGATCGGAAACCGATTGGCCGCGCGTCGCGAGCCTGCCGCAGGCCGCCTATGGCCGCGTGGTCTAG
- a CDS encoding PadR family transcriptional regulator, translating into MPRAPTEPQELLGGLVRLHILHHAVEGALYGHWMIEELRRHGYRISPGTLYPMLHALERKGYLKSRVQGAGPHARRLYRATRKGRQALDVAKERVRELFGELIERKRSR; encoded by the coding sequence TTGCCGCGGGCGCCGACCGAGCCTCAGGAGCTGCTGGGCGGCCTGGTCCGGCTGCATATCCTGCATCATGCCGTGGAGGGCGCGCTCTACGGCCACTGGATGATCGAGGAGCTGCGCCGGCACGGCTATCGGATCAGCCCGGGCACGCTCTATCCGATGCTGCATGCGCTCGAGCGCAAGGGTTATCTCAAGTCCCGGGTCCAGGGCGCCGGCCCGCATGCGCGCCGGCTCTATCGGGCGACCCGGAAGGGCCGCCAGGCGCTCGATGTGGCGAAGGAGCGGGTGCGGGAGCTGTTCGGCGAGCTGATCGAAAGGAAGAGGTCGCGATGA
- a CDS encoding inositol monophosphatase family protein, translating to MTLNRDVIEFANRLADASGAVLRRRFRQPFPISIKPDQSPVTAIDQEVETRLRGMIAAAYPDHGIIGEEYGADRPEAEHVWVLDPIDGTKSFIAGRPTFGTLIALCRQGRPVLGIIDHPVLGTGERWVGATGHPTLHDGAIVHVRSCPRIAAASMFGSSPHSSRPENERAFDRVRRAAGQVLYSADCYAYGLIASGHADLCIEFGLGIYDFLAAVPVLEGAGGIITDWSGAPLTIGSGENVVAAGDRTLHRAALAMLAQPETAPATP from the coding sequence ATGACCCTGAACCGCGACGTCATCGAGTTCGCGAACCGCCTGGCCGATGCCAGCGGCGCGGTCCTGCGACGGCGGTTCCGCCAGCCCTTCCCGATCTCGATCAAGCCCGACCAGAGTCCCGTCACGGCCATCGATCAGGAGGTCGAAACCCGGCTGCGCGGCATGATCGCGGCGGCATATCCCGATCACGGGATCATCGGCGAGGAGTACGGAGCCGACCGTCCCGAGGCGGAGCATGTCTGGGTGCTGGACCCGATCGACGGGACCAAGTCCTTCATCGCCGGCAGGCCCACCTTCGGCACCCTGATCGCTCTGTGCCGCCAAGGGCGCCCCGTCCTCGGCATCATCGATCATCCGGTCCTGGGCACGGGCGAACGCTGGGTCGGCGCCACGGGGCACCCCACCCTGCATGACGGCGCGATCGTACATGTCCGGTCCTGCCCGAGGATCGCGGCCGCCTCGATGTTCGGCTCCTCGCCGCATTCCTCCCGGCCGGAGAATGAAAGGGCCTTCGACCGGGTGCGCCGCGCCGCCGGCCAGGTCCTCTACAGCGCGGATTGCTACGCCTACGGGCTGATCGCCAGCGGCCATGCCGATCTCTGCATCGAGTTCGGCCTGGGAATCTACGATTTCCTCGCCGCCGTGCCGGTGCTCGAAGGCGCCGGCGGGATCATCACCGACTGGAGCGGCGCTCCCTTGACGATCGGCTCGGGCGAGAACGTGGTCGCCGCGGGCGACCGGACGCTTCATCGCGCGGCCCTGGCGATGCTGGCCCAGCCCGAGACGGCGCCCGCGACGCCTTGA
- a CDS encoding RibD family protein translates to MRPKIICHMVSSIDGRLLTDRWTPPAAGIDADLLHGHYDRVAARLDAEGWIVGRKTMEEFADGSPRAVRVPAGNLRETHIASRSGRNVAVAIDPQGRIHYGKDNAGGDHVIAVLGERVPDAYLAELREDGVSYLFAGPDGQDLHRAVDALGDSFGIRRILLEGGGRINGAFLKAGLIDEVSLLVAPAIDGLAGIPSIFEYVGGAEEQPAAGRSLRHVATETLEGGMVWLRYRVEPAPAPA, encoded by the coding sequence ATGCGCCCGAAGATCATCTGCCACATGGTGAGTTCGATCGATGGGCGTCTGCTCACCGATCGCTGGACGCCGCCCGCCGCCGGCATCGATGCGGATCTGCTGCACGGTCATTATGACAGGGTGGCGGCCCGGCTCGATGCCGAGGGCTGGATCGTCGGTCGCAAGACCATGGAGGAGTTCGCCGACGGCTCGCCGCGGGCGGTGCGCGTCCCCGCTGGTAATCTGCGCGAAACCCATATCGCCAGCCGCAGCGGACGCAATGTCGCCGTCGCCATCGATCCGCAGGGCCGGATCCATTACGGCAAGGACAATGCGGGCGGCGACCATGTCATCGCCGTTCTCGGCGAGCGGGTTCCCGACGCCTATCTCGCCGAATTGCGCGAGGACGGCGTGTCCTACCTCTTCGCCGGCCCGGACGGCCAGGATCTGCACCGGGCGGTGGATGCGCTCGGCGACAGCTTCGGCATCCGCAGGATTCTCCTGGAGGGCGGCGGCCGGATCAATGGTGCCTTCCTCAAGGCGGGCCTCATCGACGAGGTCAGCCTGCTCGTCGCTCCCGCCATCGACGGGCTCGCCGGCATTCCCAGCATTTTCGAATATGTCGGCGGCGCGGAGGAGCAACCCGCCGCCGGCCGGTCGCTGCGCCATGTCGCGACCGAAACCCTGGAGGGCGGCATGGTCTGGCTGCGCTACCGGGTGGAGCCGGCGCCCGCGCCGGCCTGA